From a single Pseudobutyrivibrio xylanivorans genomic region:
- a CDS encoding glycerol-3-phosphate responsive antiterminator — MHRDFIEKLEANPVIAAIKDDSGLKKAIATDCEIIFILYGDVCTIPGIVEQIKAAGKLAMVHLDLVAGLNNTKEISVDFIKNNTQADGIITTKGNLIGRAKELGLYTVLRYFVIDSMALVNIEKQDRHGVSQPDVIEILPGIVLPKIIKRVNQASRVPVLAGGLIGDRDDVMNALNNGVLAVSTTNEEVWKL; from the coding sequence ATGCATAGAGACTTCATCGAAAAGCTGGAAGCAAATCCAGTTATCGCAGCCATCAAAGACGACAGCGGATTGAAAAAGGCAATTGCTACCGACTGTGAGATTATCTTCATTCTATATGGAGATGTCTGTACGATTCCAGGTATCGTAGAGCAAATCAAAGCAGCAGGAAAGCTTGCCATGGTTCATTTAGATCTGGTTGCAGGTTTGAATAACACCAAGGAAATTTCGGTCGACTTTATAAAAAACAACACCCAGGCAGATGGAATCATCACCACCAAAGGGAATCTCATCGGAAGGGCAAAGGAGTTGGGGCTTTACACAGTGCTCAGATATTTCGTAATCGACAGTATGGCTCTTGTGAATATTGAGAAGCAAGACCGTCACGGAGTATCTCAGCCAGATGTCATCGAGATTCTTCCGGGAATCGTTCTTCCGAAGATTATCAAGCGTGTAAATCAGGCAAGTAGGGTGCCTGTTTTAGCTGGAGGTCTTATCGGAGACAGAGATGACGTAATGAACGCACTAAATAATGGGGTGCTTGCCGTATCTACCACCAATGAGGAGGTATGGAAGCTTTAG
- the thrH gene encoding bifunctional phosphoserine phosphatase/homoserine phosphotransferase ThrH: MYITCLDLEGVLVPEIWIAFAEASGIPELKKTTRDEPDYDKLMNYRIGILKEHGLGLKEIQDTIATIDPLPGAKEFLDKLRANGQVVIISDTFAQFAGPLMEKLGMPTIFCNELVVGENGEITGYKMRCEKSKLTTVRALQSCGFETIASGDSFNDLAMIEASKAGFLFRTTDAIKRDYPQYPAFEEYNDLYNAIVSSQQ; the protein is encoded by the coding sequence ATGTATATTACTTGCTTAGATTTAGAAGGTGTACTTGTTCCAGAAATTTGGATTGCATTTGCTGAAGCGAGTGGAATCCCAGAGCTTAAGAAAACAACCAGAGATGAGCCGGACTATGACAAGCTTATGAATTACCGTATCGGTATATTAAAAGAGCATGGTCTAGGTCTTAAAGAGATTCAGGATACTATAGCAACCATTGACCCGCTCCCAGGAGCAAAGGAATTCTTAGATAAACTCAGAGCTAATGGTCAGGTTGTCATAATTAGTGATACATTTGCACAGTTTGCTGGACCTCTTATGGAAAAGCTTGGCATGCCTACTATCTTCTGCAACGAACTTGTTGTTGGAGAAAATGGAGAGATTACAGGATATAAGATGCGTTGTGAAAAGAGTAAGCTCACCACAGTAAGAGCGCTTCAGTCCTGCGGTTTCGAGACAATTGCAAGCGGAGATAGCTTTAATGACCTTGCAATGATTGAAGCTTCAAAGGCGGGCTTCTTATTCAGAACAACAGATGCTATTAAGAGGGATTATCCACAATATCCTGCATTTGAAGAATATAATGATTTATACAATGCAATAGTTAGTTCCCAACAATAG
- a CDS encoding homoserine dehydrogenase yields MKAAIMGYGTIGSGVAKVLETNKDVLAERIGEPLELKYILDLRDFPGDPNEKLFVKDYKEIVKDKDVKIVVETMGGVEPAFTFVKAMLEAGKSVTTSNKALVADKGAELMQVAEKNNVNFVFEAAVGGGIPIIRTLTACLTGDVIEEMSAICNGTTNYMLTNMEQFGSDYAEILAEAQSLGYAEKDPTADVEGHDSCRKIAILTSLVSGKNVDFNDIPTEGISKISSTDFKYAKAMGRSIKLIAHSIKVGDTYACRVAPFLVKPDSMLYHVSGVMNAVSVRGNMLGESMYYGAGAGALPTASAVVGDMVFLARNPGKYIKLGWSDEKLELANPTKEKHRFFVRTSALQSNIENEFEEVEYSTLDLDNEVGFITAEMSEAEFAERSAALGGIISVIRMY; encoded by the coding sequence ATGAAAGCAGCAATTATGGGTTATGGAACTATAGGTTCCGGCGTAGCAAAGGTTCTTGAGACAAACAAGGATGTCTTGGCAGAAAGAATAGGTGAGCCACTTGAGCTTAAATATATTCTTGATCTTAGAGATTTCCCAGGTGACCCAAACGAGAAACTTTTTGTTAAGGATTACAAGGAAATAGTCAAGGATAAAGATGTTAAAATCGTTGTTGAGACTATGGGCGGTGTCGAGCCTGCATTTACCTTTGTGAAAGCTATGTTGGAGGCTGGCAAATCAGTCACAACTTCCAATAAAGCACTTGTTGCGGACAAGGGTGCTGAGCTTATGCAGGTAGCTGAGAAAAATAATGTTAACTTCGTTTTTGAAGCTGCCGTTGGCGGAGGTATTCCTATTATCAGAACTCTCACAGCCTGTCTTACAGGTGATGTGATTGAGGAAATGTCTGCTATTTGTAATGGAACCACTAATTATATGCTTACAAACATGGAACAGTTCGGAAGCGACTATGCTGAAATCCTTGCTGAGGCACAGAGCCTTGGTTATGCTGAGAAGGATCCAACTGCTGATGTTGAAGGTCATGATAGCTGCAGAAAAATCGCAATTCTTACTTCTCTTGTTTCAGGTAAAAATGTTGACTTCAATGATATCCCAACTGAGGGTATCAGCAAGATTTCATCGACAGATTTCAAATATGCCAAGGCTATGGGCCGTAGCATTAAGCTTATTGCACACAGTATAAAGGTTGGCGATACATACGCATGTCGTGTTGCTCCTTTCCTTGTAAAGCCAGATAGCATGCTTTATCATGTTTCGGGTGTTATGAATGCTGTATCGGTAAGGGGAAACATGCTTGGTGAGTCTATGTACTATGGTGCAGGCGCTGGGGCGCTTCCTACAGCATCCGCTGTTGTTGGAGATATGGTATTCCTTGCACGAAATCCAGGTAAATACATCAAGCTTGGATGGAGTGACGAAAAGCTTGAACTTGCAAATCCAACTAAGGAGAAGCATAGATTCTTTGTAAGAACATCAGCTCTTCAGTCAAATATTGAAAATGAATTTGAAGAGGTTGAGTACTCAACTCTTGACTTAGATAATGAGGTGGGCTTCATCACAGCTGAGATGTCTGAAGCAGAATTTGCCGAGCGTAGCGCAGCACTTGGCGGAATCATTAGTGTAATTCGCATGTATTAG
- a CDS encoding ACT domain-containing protein translates to MAEKTTYFVLKEKAVPEVLLKVVAAKKLLDTGKCDSVQEATEIVGISRSSFYKYKDDIFPFHEDTKGKTINMVIQLEDEPGILSRVLDEMAHFHVNILTIHQSIPVNGFATLTISVDVLEDSGDFSDLVTAIEAFDGVHYVKILARE, encoded by the coding sequence ATGGCAGAGAAGACTACCTATTTTGTTTTAAAAGAGAAAGCTGTACCAGAAGTATTGCTAAAGGTTGTTGCCGCTAAGAAGCTTTTGGACACTGGCAAATGTGACTCAGTTCAGGAGGCTACAGAAATAGTTGGCATAAGCCGTAGCTCATTTTATAAGTACAAGGATGACATTTTCCCGTTCCATGAGGATACAAAGGGAAAGACAATCAATATGGTCATCCAGTTGGAGGATGAGCCTGGAATTCTTTCGAGAGTACTAGATGAGATGGCTCACTTCCATGTGAATATTTTGACTATACATCAAAGTATTCCAGTCAATGGCTTTGCCACCCTTACTATTTCGGTGGACGTGCTTGAAGATTCAGGAGATTTTTCTGATCTTGTGACAGCTATCGAGGCCTTTGATGGTGTTCATTATGTAAAAATTTTAGCAAGGGAGTGA
- the prfB gene encoding peptide chain release factor 2 (programmed frameshift): MIELDQFKQRLTSQKNSMTEVRDSLDVAAKKARIEELEREMEAPDFWTDATASTAKMKELKSMKDDVAVIDKLEDLYKEIEDYIDLGNEEEDEEIVETVGILIEEFENDLETLRMKTLLSGEYDGDSAIVTLHSGAGGVEACDWVQMLYRMYSRWAGDMGFGVEELDYQEGDEAGIKSVTFQVNGENAYGYMKSEKGIHRLVRISPFNAQGKRQTSFASCDVMPDIEENVDVEIRDEDIRIDTYRSSGAGGQHINKTSSAIRITHFPTGIVVTCQNERSQFQNKDKAMQMLKTKLLLLKQEENAAKASGIRGEVSEIGWGNQIRSYVLQPYTMVKDLRTGEESGNADAVLDGKLTPFMNAYLKWLSLGCPDRGTSADE; the protein is encoded by the exons GTGATAGAACTTGATCAGTTCAAACAGCGACTTACGTCGCAAAAAAATTCTATGACGGAAGTGAGGGATTCACTT GACGTCGCAGCCAAGAAAGCACGCATAGAAGAACTTGAGCGTGAGATGGAAGCTCCAGACTTTTGGACGGATGCAACTGCATCTACAGCCAAAATGAAAGAGCTTAAGTCCATGAAGGACGACGTGGCTGTAATTGATAAGCTTGAGGATTTATATAAAGAAATAGAGGATTACATCGATCTTGGCAATGAAGAAGAGGATGAAGAAATTGTTGAGACTGTTGGAATTCTTATTGAAGAGTTTGAAAATGACTTGGAGACTCTTCGTATGAAGACTCTCCTTTCAGGAGAATATGATGGTGATAGCGCCATTGTTACTCTTCATTCTGGAGCAGGTGGTGTGGAAGCCTGCGATTGGGTTCAGATGCTATATCGTATGTATAGTCGCTGGGCTGGTGATATGGGCTTTGGAGTTGAAGAGCTTGATTATCAGGAAGGCGATGAAGCGGGTATAAAGTCTGTTACATTCCAGGTTAATGGTGAGAATGCCTATGGCTACATGAAATCTGAAAAAGGTATTCACCGTTTGGTCCGCATTTCGCCATTTAATGCACAGGGCAAGCGACAGACTTCTTTCGCAAGCTGCGATGTTATGCCTGATATTGAAGAGAACGTTGATGTTGAAATACGTGATGAAGATATCAGAATCGATACTTATCGTTCATCTGGTGCGGGCGGTCAGCATATTAATAAGACCAGCTCAGCTATTCGTATTACCCACTTCCCTACTGGAATTGTGGTAACTTGTCAGAATGAGCGAAGCCAGTTCCAAAACAAGGATAAGGCAATGCAGATGTTGAAAACCAAGCTTCTTCTTTTGAAGCAGGAGGAAAACGCTGCTAAAGCTAGTGGAATTCGTGGAGAGGTCTCAGAAATCGGTTGGGGAAATCAGATCCGCTCTTACGTTCTCCAACCTTACACTATGGTCAAGGACCTTCGTACTGGTGAGGAATCAGGTAATGCAGATGCTGTCCTTGATGGTAAGCTAACTCCATTTATGAATGCGTATTTGAAGTGGCTTTCTCTCGGCTGCCCAGACCGCGGCACCAGCGCAGATGAATAA
- a CDS encoding S41 family peptidase: MQNNENEEYTYYYDAPENVVDVPTPAPNRKKWPVVLAAILGLIIGGIISAVALLSVFGSQFMVQEKPSEEVLDNLQKGETSGSKLSTIISIIENYYYQDVDSNDLVNGIYKGVVASLDDPYSEYYTAEEYEDLMSTLTGNYAGIGALLQKNAETGAVTITKVYAGTPAEKAGLLAGDYIVSADGNLATDEGLDTFVQHIRGEEGTDVELVISRDGEEQTVVCTRASIATPTVEHQMLEGNVGYIVVSQFTEHTYRDFVDAYKDLENQGMTSVIFDMRNNGGGLLDSVVEMLDYLLPDGTVVYTMDKAGEREDYRSDDASSKNIPMVVLVNENTASAAEIFTGAIRDFDYGTIIGTNTFGKGIVQSTIPLTDGSALKLTTQTYYTPSGECIHGKGIKPDIELEYEFMGGEDDTYSVDLDNQIQKALEVLRK; encoded by the coding sequence ATGCAAAACAATGAAAATGAAGAATACACTTATTATTACGATGCTCCTGAAAATGTAGTGGATGTACCTACCCCAGCACCAAATCGAAAGAAATGGCCGGTAGTTCTAGCTGCAATTCTTGGTCTAATCATTGGTGGCATAATATCTGCAGTTGCACTGCTTAGTGTATTTGGAAGTCAGTTTATGGTGCAGGAAAAACCTTCTGAAGAGGTTCTTGATAATCTTCAAAAGGGCGAGACTTCTGGCTCAAAACTCAGCACAATTATTTCTATTATAGAGAACTATTATTATCAGGATGTTGATTCAAATGACCTTGTGAATGGAATTTATAAGGGCGTTGTTGCAAGCCTTGATGACCCATATTCTGAGTATTATACTGCCGAGGAGTATGAGGATTTAATGTCTACCTTGACTGGTAATTATGCTGGAATAGGAGCACTGCTTCAGAAGAATGCCGAGACAGGTGCTGTTACAATAACAAAGGTTTATGCTGGAACACCTGCAGAAAAGGCGGGACTTTTAGCCGGTGATTATATCGTTTCAGCAGATGGAAATCTTGCAACTGATGAAGGGCTAGATACTTTTGTTCAGCACATACGCGGTGAAGAAGGAACAGATGTAGAGCTGGTTATTTCAAGAGATGGCGAGGAGCAGACGGTAGTTTGCACCCGTGCATCGATTGCTACACCAACTGTTGAGCATCAGATGCTTGAGGGAAATGTTGGATATATCGTTGTATCTCAGTTTACAGAGCATACATACAGAGATTTTGTGGATGCATACAAGGATTTGGAAAATCAGGGAATGACTTCAGTAATCTTTGATATGAGAAATAACGGCGGCGGTCTCTTGGACTCTGTTGTTGAGATGCTTGATTATCTTCTCCCAGATGGAACCGTTGTTTATACTATGGATAAAGCTGGAGAGCGAGAGGATTATCGTTCAGATGATGCTTCATCAAAGAATATACCGATGGTAGTCCTTGTTAATGAAAATACTGCTTCTGCAGCAGAAATTTTTACAGGTGCCATCCGAGACTTTGATTATGGTACAATAATCGGTACCAATACATTTGGAAAGGGAATTGTTCAGTCGACTATTCCGCTTACAGACGGTTCAGCTCTTAAGCTGACCACACAGACTTACTATACACCAAGTGGAGAGTGCATACACGGAAAAGGAATCAAGCCAGACATCGAGCTTGAATACGAGTTTATGGGCGGTGAAGACGACACCTACAGCGTCGATCTCGACAACCAAATCCAAAAAGCGTTAGAAGTGTTACGTAAGTAG
- the ftsX gene encoding permease-like cell division protein FtsX — protein MKISTHIYNIGQGLKNVWRNKMFSLASIATMTACIFLFGIFYSLGTNFQSMVKTAEEGVAVTVFFDEGITQQRIDEIGEEIKKRVEVSKYNYVSAEQAWADYQEEYFGGNAELAAGFADDNPLANSANYEIYLNDVSMQPTLVSFLEGLDGVRQVNQSEVAAKTLTDVNKAITIVSMAIVALLLAVSVFLISNTVMVGISVRREEIAIMKLIGAKDAFVRAPFVVEGIFIGLIGSIIPLVLLFFIYGKVVEYASSEFNFLSNMVSFIPVETIFRTLVPISLCLGIGIGWVGSRVTLHKHLRV, from the coding sequence ATGAAGATTAGTACGCATATTTACAATATTGGACAGGGATTGAAAAATGTATGGCGTAACAAGATGTTCTCGCTTGCATCGATCGCTACAATGACAGCCTGCATTTTCCTGTTTGGAATTTTTTACTCACTTGGTACCAACTTTCAGTCAATGGTAAAGACTGCAGAAGAGGGTGTTGCTGTAACTGTCTTTTTTGATGAGGGTATTACCCAACAGCGAATTGACGAAATCGGTGAAGAGATTAAAAAGCGAGTTGAAGTTTCGAAATATAATTATGTATCTGCAGAGCAGGCTTGGGCAGATTATCAGGAAGAGTATTTCGGAGGAAACGCCGAACTTGCAGCGGGCTTTGCTGATGATAACCCACTTGCAAATTCAGCAAACTACGAGATTTATCTTAATGATGTTTCGATGCAACCTACCCTGGTGTCTTTCCTTGAAGGACTTGATGGTGTTCGCCAGGTAAATCAGTCAGAGGTGGCAGCCAAGACTCTTACAGATGTAAACAAAGCTATTACAATTGTTTCTATGGCAATTGTTGCGCTTCTTTTAGCGGTATCAGTTTTCTTGATCAGCAATACTGTTATGGTTGGTATCTCAGTCAGAAGAGAAGAAATTGCTATCATGAAGCTTATCGGTGCTAAAGATGCATTTGTTAGAGCACCATTCGTTGTAGAGGGTATTTTCATCGGATTGATAGGCTCAATTATTCCACTTGTGCTTCTGTTCTTTATATATGGAAAGGTTGTGGAATATGCAAGTTCAGAGTTTAATTTCCTCAGCAACATGGTTTCATTCATTCCAGTTGAGACAATTTTTAGGACATTGGTTCCTATTTCTCTTTGTTTAGGAATTGGTATTGGCTGGGTTGGTTCTCGTGTGACCTTGCATAAGCATTTAAGAGTTTAG
- the ftsE gene encoding cell division ATP-binding protein FtsE: MIRLDHVSKSYEAGKPALEDVTIHIDPGEFVFVVGDSGSGKSTLIRLLLKELEPSKGKIYINGQDLKKVTHKKIPMYRRNVGVVFQNFRLLPDRNVYENVAFAMKVVESSNREIKKKVPAILSLVGLAAKYKSRPSQLSGGEQQRVAIARALINEPKIILADEPTGNLDSDNTWEIMRLLEEINQRGTTVVVVTHNMEIVRAMNKRVITIKKGVVVDDFGGDNYED, translated from the coding sequence TTGATACGATTAGATCATGTTAGTAAATCCTACGAGGCTGGCAAGCCGGCTCTTGAGGATGTCACTATTCACATTGATCCAGGCGAATTTGTTTTTGTTGTTGGAGATAGTGGTTCGGGTAAATCTACCCTTATTAGATTGCTTTTAAAGGAACTTGAGCCTTCGAAGGGCAAGATATATATCAATGGTCAGGATTTAAAGAAGGTTACCCACAAAAAAATTCCTATGTATCGAAGGAATGTTGGAGTAGTCTTCCAAAATTTCCGACTGCTGCCTGATAGAAATGTTTATGAAAATGTTGCATTCGCTATGAAGGTTGTAGAATCTTCGAATCGCGAAATCAAAAAGAAGGTTCCAGCTATTCTGTCATTGGTTGGTCTTGCTGCAAAGTACAAGTCCAGACCTAGTCAGCTTTCCGGAGGAGAACAGCAGCGAGTTGCAATAGCCCGTGCTCTTATCAATGAGCCGAAGATTATTCTTGCTGACGAGCCTACTGGAAATCTTGATAGCGATAACACTTGGGAAATCATGCGTCTCTTGGAAGAGATTAATCAAAGAGGTACCACTGTTGTTGTCGTTACCCATAATATGGAAATTGTCAGAGCTATGAATAAAAGAGTTATCACCATCAAAAAGGGCGTGGTAGTTGACGACTTTGGAGGTGACAACTATGAAGATTAG
- a CDS encoding PucR family transcriptional regulator translates to MISNQIMQNTLEGLHQLTKIDLAVMDSDGVMCAATFGDTTQYSDSVAVFAASEAESQVALGCHFFKVFDDQQLEFVILAVGDSEEASTVGKIAAFQIQELMIAYKERFDKDNFIKNLLLDNLLLVDIYNRSKKLHVDIAARRVVMIVEVGPEKDGDELDRVRSVFGGKNKDFVTAVDERNIIVVKELGENDSNNEIDKIAAVIIDAFHDKDDKKVRVSYGTIVGEIKEVSRSYKEASMAMDVGKIFFNDQNVIAYSQLGIGRLIYQLPIPLCKMFISEIFENKSPDDFDEETLTTISKFFENSLNVSETSRQLYIHRNTLVYRLDKLEKSTGLDLRVFEDAITFKIALMVVKYMKYMESEKF, encoded by the coding sequence ATGATTTCGAATCAAATTATGCAAAATACTTTAGAGGGATTACATCAGCTTACTAAAATAGATTTAGCGGTAATGGACTCAGATGGGGTTATGTGTGCAGCCACTTTTGGCGATACTACACAATATTCGGATTCGGTAGCAGTCTTTGCTGCATCTGAGGCTGAGAGTCAGGTTGCTTTGGGCTGTCATTTCTTCAAGGTTTTTGATGACCAACAGTTGGAGTTTGTTATTTTAGCTGTTGGAGATAGTGAAGAGGCATCTACTGTTGGTAAGATTGCTGCTTTCCAAATTCAGGAGTTAATGATTGCTTACAAGGAGCGCTTTGATAAGGATAACTTTATCAAGAACCTTCTTCTTGATAATCTTCTTTTGGTTGATATCTACAACCGTTCTAAGAAGCTTCATGTGGATATCGCTGCACGACGAGTAGTTATGATTGTTGAGGTTGGTCCAGAAAAGGATGGCGATGAACTCGACAGAGTACGCTCTGTTTTTGGTGGAAAGAACAAAGACTTTGTTACTGCGGTTGATGAGCGCAACATTATCGTTGTTAAAGAACTGGGTGAAAATGATTCAAACAACGAAATAGACAAAATTGCGGCAGTAATTATCGACGCTTTTCATGATAAAGACGATAAAAAAGTCCGTGTATCTTATGGTACAATAGTCGGAGAAATAAAAGAGGTTTCCCGTTCATACAAGGAGGCTTCAATGGCTATGGACGTTGGCAAGATTTTCTTCAATGACCAGAATGTCATTGCATATTCACAGCTTGGTATAGGACGTCTGATTTATCAGCTTCCAATTCCACTTTGCAAAATGTTTATTTCTGAAATTTTTGAGAATAAATCACCTGACGATTTTGATGAGGAAACACTTACAACCATCAGCAAGTTCTTTGAGAACAGCTTGAATGTTTCAGAGACATCTCGTCAGCTATACATCCACCGAAATACTCTTGTGTATCGTTTGGACAAGCTCGAGAAGAGCACTGGTCTTGACCTACGTGTATTCGAGGATGCAATCACCTTCAAGATTGCACTCATGGTTGTAAAATACATGAAGTACATGGAAAGTGAAAAGTTCTAA